The genomic window CCACTGCAACACATCTCAGTCCTGTGAATAGCCAAAAGCAACCCTCTTTTTCAGTAATTATTTGGGGCATTTATTTAATTACCTATCAATGTTACTTTGTCCCTCTTGAGGTTTGTACTGGCATATTGGGGGAATTTAGACAGAACTACTCAGCTGATTTCTGGTGATTAATGTGTCCTCTATTACAAGCAAAGCTATTAACAAAAGGCATAATGTTAGTTCAATCCTATATAAAATCCCACAATTACTACTATCTCCAAAGAAAGACAGGAACTTAAGGGCATGGGAGCTATTTAGACACTGCAAAGTCTTGTTATAACTGAAAAGTTTTCGGACCCCGGCAACGTTGACAAAGGACCTCTCAGGGAGCATGGAAAGAGTTaagaggcagctgcagcactcTGCAAGCTACATCTGCAAGGTACAGCAGAGACAGGGGAAGgcaaacaaaccaaactgaaaCCATTCTTCGGCGCCCGGCCTCTTCTTCCTGTGATGTCATGCTACAAATTGCCCGGgcgctctgctctgctctccagaaggagctgggctggcaggagctgccgaGGGCTGTGGGCTGCAGGAACGAACACGCTCTGGAATTCGATTTCTGCCCTGGCAAGCAGCTCCCTCCCTTCTGCTTCCCGCCCCATGGGGCCAGGCAGCGAGCCGAAAAACTTGCTGTACAGAAagaagggagagggggaaatgcAAGTGCTGACACTTCGCAGTGTCCAGGAAAACACTTCCTAAAGTACATGCTCCCAGTAAATTCGGATGGACAAGCCTTCGCCATCACAATCTGCAGCCAAGAGTAAGGCAGAAAGTCCTACAATGGCTTCATTGAATCGAGGCGGGAAATGGAACTAAgcaagctttggggtgacctcatcTGCCACAAATGATGCATTTTCTGACTTTTGCAGACTGGCTATGTGATTACAAATAGCACTCGGCAGAGAAGAGAGACTTCCTGGTGATTTCTGCTGGAGATGTACTCCCCTGCCACAGAGTTCACCTTCCTTCCCTGAAGTTTCGCAGCATAACAAACTCGCCAAAGCACGCTGTTCAAATACATCTGACCTGCAAGTTCTTCTGGAATTCCAAAAAAGTTGCAATAAAAATACCAGAGAAAACATCAAATCACAGGAATTTTTAACATACCATTATAATGGTAAGCTCTAATTGTTCCACTGAGGACTCCTTTAAATATACTTTATATGGGTGTATCTTTAGCATGGTGTTTGTTCTTGGCCTCATAGCAAACTGTGTAGCGATCTACATTTTCACCTGTACTTTAAAAGTGCGAAACGAGACTACAACTTACATGCTTAATTTAGCCATATCAGATCTGCTTTTTGTGTTTACATTACCCTTCAGGATTTATTACTTTGTAACCAGAAACTGGCCATTTGGAGACATTCTCTGCAAGATTTCTGTCACTCTCTTTTATACAAATATGTATGGGAGCATTTTGTTTCTGACTTGCATCAGCGTGGATCGCTTTTTAGCCATCGTACATCCCTTCCGATCCAAGACTCTCCGGACCAAAAGGAATGCAAAGATTGTCTGCGTTGCAGTATGGATAACTGTGCTAGCAGGCAGCACACCAGCAAGCTTTTTCCAGTCCACAAACAGCTGGAACAATACGGAGCAAAGGACGTGCTTTGAAAACTTTTCAGAGGACACATGGAAAACCTACCTATCCCGGATTGTTATCTTCATTGAAACCGTTGGGTTTTTTATTCCTCTCATCCTGAACGTGACCTGCTCCACTATGGTTCTACGGACTCTGAATAAACCGCTTACATTAAGCCGGAATAAAGTAAGCAAGAAAAAGGTACTCAAAATGATTTTTGTCCATTTGGTGAtattctgcttctgctttgtgCCTTATAATGTTACCTTAATACTCTACTCCCTTATGAGAACACAGACCTGGGTCAATTGCTcagtggtggctgcagtcaGGACTATGTACCCCATCACTCTGTGCATTGCTGTTTCAAACTGCTGTTTTGACCCCATAGTCTATTACTTCACATCCGATACCATTCAAAATTCCATAAAAAAGAATCGGTCCACCAGACCACGGGACGTCAGATTCTCTGAAAGGCCAGTTTCAGAAAACTTCATTCAACACAGCCTCCAgaccataaaaatgaaaatatttgacgGTGACTCTACAATATGAACTGTATTAAAAGACTATCGGGACTAAACTGGAATTAGAAGCCTGCACATTTCTTAGCTGTGGACATATATTTTGATATGTAAAGGTTGTGCTTCCTTCACATCTGAAAAGCTTATTACAAGGCTGTAAAAGTGTTAAGCAtaacagcacacagaaaaagtattttaaa from Corvus hawaiiensis isolate bCorHaw1 chromosome 2, bCorHaw1.pri.cur, whole genome shotgun sequence includes these protein-coding regions:
- the LPAR6 gene encoding lysophosphatidic acid receptor 6; protein product: MVSSNCSTEDSFKYTLYGCIFSMVFVLGLIANCVAIYIFTCTLKVRNETTTYMLNLAISDLLFVFTLPFRIYYFVTRNWPFGDILCKISVTLFYTNMYGSILFLTCISVDRFLAIVHPFRSKTLRTKRNAKIVCVAVWITVLAGSTPASFFQSTNSWNNTEQRTCFENFSEDTWKTYLSRIVIFIETVGFFIPLILNVTCSTMVLRTLNKPLTLSRNKVSKKKVLKMIFVHLVIFCFCFVPYNVTLILYSLMRTQTWVNCSVVAAVRTMYPITLCIAVSNCCFDPIVYYFTSDTIQNSIKKNRSTRPRDVRFSERPVSENFIQHSLQTIKMKIFDGDSTI